In a single window of the Streptomyces sp. NBC_00285 genome:
- the trhA gene encoding PAQR family membrane homeostasis protein TrhA — translation MTPPAHDADAPSLPHQIKQHAQQFAEPIKPRLRGWLHLGMFPAALIAGLVLTALADSTRGRIACGIFALTACLLFGVSALYHRGNWSPRMDGVLRRLDHANIFLIIAGTYTPLTMLLLPGAKGQWLLWSIWGAALAGILFRVFWVGAPRWLYTPCYIAMGWAAVFFLPDFMHTGGVAVLVLVVVGGLLYSAGGVIYGLKRPNPSPRWFGFHEVFHSLTLAAFVVHYIGISLVAYGHA, via the coding sequence ATGACGCCGCCCGCCCACGACGCCGACGCGCCCTCCCTGCCCCATCAGATCAAGCAGCACGCCCAGCAGTTCGCCGAGCCGATCAAGCCCAGGCTGCGCGGCTGGCTGCACCTGGGGATGTTCCCCGCCGCACTGATCGCGGGGCTGGTCCTCACCGCCCTCGCCGACTCCACCAGAGGACGCATCGCCTGCGGGATCTTCGCCCTGACGGCCTGTCTGCTCTTCGGTGTCAGCGCGCTGTACCACCGGGGCAACTGGAGCCCCCGCATGGACGGCGTCCTGCGACGGCTGGATCACGCCAACATCTTCCTGATCATCGCCGGCACCTACACCCCGCTGACCATGCTGCTCCTGCCCGGAGCCAAGGGGCAGTGGCTGCTCTGGAGCATCTGGGGCGCCGCGCTGGCCGGGATCCTCTTCCGGGTCTTCTGGGTCGGCGCCCCGCGCTGGCTCTACACCCCCTGCTACATCGCGATGGGCTGGGCGGCCGTCTTCTTCCTGCCCGACTTCATGCACACGGGCGGCGTCGCGGTCCTCGTCCTGGTCGTCGTCGGCGGCCTCCTCTACAGCGCGGGCGGCGTGATCTACGGCCTCAAGCGGCCCAACCCGTCACCGCGCTGGTTCGGCTTCCACGAGGTGTTCCACTCCCTCACGCTGGCCGCGTTCGTCGTCCACTACATCGGCATCTCGCTGGTGGCATACGGCCACGCATAG